ATTTGTTAATAATTACTATTATTACTTGTTTTTTAGTCATTTTACTATACTATTATTTAAGGATAGACATTAATAATGAGGTGGGAATCTTATGAAAGTTGGCATTGACGCTGGCGGTACACTAATTAAAATCGTTCAAGAGCAAGATAACCAACGTACTTTTAAAACTGAATTAACTAAAAATATTGATCAAGTTGTGGAATGGTTAAACCAACAGCAAATTGAAAAATTATGCTTAACTGGAGGTAATGCAGGTGTCATTGCTGAAAACATCAACATTCCTGCACAAATTTTTGTAGAGTTTGATGCTGCATCTCAAGGACTAGGTATTTTGTTAAAAGAGCAAGGCCATGACTTAGCAGATTATATTTTTGCAAATGTTGGTACCGGTACGTCACTACATTATTTCGACGGCCAATCACAACGTCGTGTAGGCGGTATCGGTACAGGTGGAGGCATGATTCAAGGACTCGGTTATTTACTAAGTCAAATCACTGATTATAAACAGTTAACTGACATGGCACAACACGGTGATCGTAACACTATCG
The genomic region above belongs to Staphylococcus aureus and contains:
- the coaW gene encoding type II pantothenate kinase: MKVGIDAGGTLIKIVQEQDNQRTFKTELTKNIDQVVEWLNQQQIEKLCLTGGNAGVIAENINIPAQIFVEFDAASQGLGILLKEQGHDLADYIFANVGTGTSLHYFDGQSQRRVGGIGTGGGMIQGLGYLLSQITDYKQLTDMAQHGDRNTIDLKVRHIYKDTEPPIPGDLTAANFGHVLHHLDADFTPSNKLAAVIGVVGEVVTTMAITVAREFKTENIVYIGSSFHNNALLRKVVEDYTVLRGCKPYYVENGAFSGAIGALYLEK